CAATTCAAAAGAATACCTCTGTTGCTATCGTCGGCGACTCCGGATCCGGCAAGACGACGATTGCAAACCTTCTCGCTCTCCTATATTCTCCAGATTCCGGCAGGATCGCAATTGACGGGGTGGATATCAACGAGTTTGATCAGGTCAGCTATCTCCGGTCACTCGGATACATCGGCCAGGAGACCTTCATCTACAATGATTCTATCAGGGAGAATATCCGGTTTGGCCTCGACTGCACCGATGACGAGATCATCGAGGCGGCCCGGCGTGCCGATGCCCATGAATTCATCATGCGAACCGATCATGGCTATGCTACGATCATCGGCGACCAGGGAATGAAGCTCTCAGGGGGGCAGCGACAGCGGGTGGCGATTGCCCGGATTATCCTGCGGAACCCGGAGATCCTGCTGCTGGATGAGGCGACCAGTTCGCTTGATAATATCTCTGAGAAGCGGATCATCGAATCTGTCAAGCGGCTTTCTGAAAATATGACGGTGATTACGATCGCTCATAGACTGTCGACGATCCAGGATGCCCATGTGATCCATGTCCTGAAGGCAGGGAGAATTGTGGAGAGCGGAAGTCATGAGGAGCTGTTGGAGCGGAAGGGAGAGTATTATCGGTTGTACCTTGGGCAAGAGCAGAAGGAGGACCGGGATGAGGGTGGGGAGTGATGGGAGATGTTCTTTGTGTGGAAGCTCACGGGGATACTGTATCTTATCAAAGCACTTATCGTCCCTTTTTGCTCATAGTCTGTGAGAATAAAAGAGTTATTAGCATTTTGTAAAAAAACGAATTGTAGTATTGATGTGTTGATTATTGAATTTAATCAGTGATTTGAATGATATATAATGACTCACAGATAAGAAAAATCAAATTCGGCTCGAAAGCCGAGACGCTTGCACAAATCAATAATTTATCATTATCATGTACGATACCGCCCTTCACATTCTTCTCTCGAAAAGACTGGAGAATTCAGTCAGCTTCCCTGCTGGAAAAGATATCAAAATCATTCCAACCTTATCTTGTTGCAGTACGCAGCTCGGCTGCCTGTGAAGACGGAATCGGTCTGTCAAATGCCGGGGCATTTGAATCTATCCTCAATATTAATCCAGACAATACAAAAGAACTTCGTGAAGCGATTGAAAAGGTATTCGCCTCTTATCCTGAAAAGGACGAAGCAGATCAGGTTCTTGTTCAACAGATGGTTACAGGGATTGCCGTCAGTGGTGTCATCCTAACCCGCTTCGTTGATGATGGATCTCCCTATTATGTGCTCAACTATGATGACGAGACCGGCCGAACCGATTCCATCACAGGCGGTACCGGCGTTCACAAGACGGTGATGGTGTACCGGAAATATAAGGAAGAATATTTCGATTCTCCCCGTGTCCGAAAGATGCTTGCTTTAGCTCAGGAAATTGAAGAGATCTGTGGGTGGGTCCCCCTTGATATCGAGTTTGCCATTGATCATGATGGCTCCGTGTATCTATTACATGTTCGGAGGATCAGCACCGTTGGAGGCTGGCATCCGGATACAGAACACCGGGTATCTCGTGTAATCCCCCAGGTAGAACGCTTTATTGAGCACCTCTCTGCACGAAGAAAAGGTCTTTTCGGGGCATCGTCGATATTTGGCAATATGCCGGATTGGAATCCTGCAGAACTGATTGGTCCTATCCCTTCTCCCCTCGCCGCATCACTCTTCCGAAAACTGATCTCTTCGAATGCCTGGAGTGTTGCACGGGCGCAGATGGGCTACCATAAGATACCCCGTACAGAGTTGATGGTGCTCATCGGCGGGCGGGCATATATTGATGTCCGGGCCAGTTTCAACTCATTTCTCCCAAAGGGGATCCCTGAAGAGATTGGAGAGAAGCTGATCAATGCATGGCTTGCCAGACTCTCGGCCAACCCAAGTCTCCATGATAAAGTCGAGTTTGAGGTTGCCCACACAGTGCTGGACTTCACATTTGATACCGTATTTGCTGAGCGATATGGTGACGTTCTAACTCCTGAGGAGACTTGTATCTTCAAAGCCTGCCTTCAGGAATTTACGAACAATGTTCTTGATATGAGCGCTGCTGGCAACCTGCCAATGGCTCTCTTCAGGATTGATAGCCTGGCAGAGAATCAGAGCAATGGTGTCCTCGCAATCAAGACAGAGAGCCCTGTTGCTCTGGCAGCGTTTATTGCCGATCTTCTGGAAGACTGCATTCAGTATGGCACCATTCCGTTTACCATCATTGCCCGGCACGGGTTCATAGCTGAGACACTGCTTCGCTCTGCCATACAACGCGGCGCGATCACCAGGGAACGGGTAGCAGAATTCAAATCATCATTCAATACAATTATGGGAGAACTGGCACATGATACGCAGGCAGTCTGCGAAGGCCGCCTTGATGAAGCTGTATTTCACGAGCGCTACGGTCACCTGCGGCCCGGAACTTTTGATATCATGTCACCCTGTTACCGGGATCGACCCGATCTCTTTGACAACTGCAACATAGCAGATAGAGCGGATCATCAGGATCCATTCACTTTAACTGATGAGGAAGAGCAGGCAATCAATACACTCTTGCAGGAAGCGGGTCTTGACTCCATAGACGCAAAAGGACTCTTTGCATATGCTCAGGTAGCAATCTGCGGGAGGGAGTATGGGAAGTTTGTCTTCTCCCGCAATCTTTCAGCAGCGCTTGAGGCTATCGCATCATGGGGTGAATTTTATACCCTCGGGAGAGAGGACCTCTCTTATCTCACGATTGATGATATCATCAACAGCTGCTACACCTCAACACGGGATGAGATGACATCTGTCCTGATGCAGAAAGTAGATCAGGCACGCATCGGACAATCTTTTGCCAAACTGTTGAAACTCAGTTATCTGATTCGTGGTGTCCGGGATATTCATGTCGTACCTATACATCGCTCTGATCCGAATTTTATCACACAGAAGAAGATCGAGAGGCCTTGCAAGTTCCTTGATGCAACAACGCTCAAT
The genomic region above belongs to Methanocalculus alkaliphilus and contains:
- a CDS encoding PEP/pyruvate-binding domain-containing protein, whose amino-acid sequence is MIYNDSQIRKIKFGSKAETLAQINNLSLSCTIPPFTFFSRKDWRIQSASLLEKISKSFQPYLVAVRSSAACEDGIGLSNAGAFESILNINPDNTKELREAIEKVFASYPEKDEADQVLVQQMVTGIAVSGVILTRFVDDGSPYYVLNYDDETGRTDSITGGTGVHKTVMVYRKYKEEYFDSPRVRKMLALAQEIEEICGWVPLDIEFAIDHDGSVYLLHVRRISTVGGWHPDTEHRVSRVIPQVERFIEHLSARRKGLFGASSIFGNMPDWNPAELIGPIPSPLAASLFRKLISSNAWSVARAQMGYHKIPRTELMVLIGGRAYIDVRASFNSFLPKGIPEEIGEKLINAWLARLSANPSLHDKVEFEVAHTVLDFTFDTVFAERYGDVLTPEETCIFKACLQEFTNNVLDMSAAGNLPMALFRIDSLAENQSNGVLAIKTESPVALAAFIADLLEDCIQYGTIPFTIIARHGFIAETLLRSAIQRGAITRERVAEFKSSFNTIMGELAHDTQAVCEGRLDEAVFHERYGHLRPGTFDIMSPCYRDRPDLFDNCNIADRADHQDPFTLTDEEEQAINTLLQEAGLDSIDAKGLFAYAQVAICGREYGKFVFSRNLSAALEAIASWGEFYTLGREDLSYLTIDDIINSCYTSTRDEMTSVLMQKVDQARIGQSFAKLLKLSYLIRGVRDIHVVPIHRSDPNFITQKKIERPCKFLDATTLNSGSLKDYIICIDNADPGFDWIFSKSIAGLITKYGGANSHMAIRCAELQLPAAIGCGEDLFERLRNCRKIVLNCESRVIRPLGYYEG